A window of Hordeum vulgare subsp. vulgare chromosome 5H, MorexV3_pseudomolecules_assembly, whole genome shotgun sequence genomic DNA:
TTGTTGCTTTCTTTTGGGTGTATCCTGAACCATTGgactgaaatatttgaaaaatcCATGGGAGTACCGTTCTGACAAACTATGTGTAGCATTGAACCTAAGCACTGGAGACCCTCCAAATCGAACACAGGAATTTCGTTTCCTTTTAGTCTTTTGTGCAGTTCCAACTGGTAAAATAAACTTGCAAATCAGtaatatatatgtgtgttctgtTATGCTCTAAACAAATTCTCAGTCTCTACTCACTGGAATTATTTCAGACGATGAAAACTTGGAATAAAAGAATTTCAGATATAATGTACGTGTGTCATATCTAACATTGCATTTTTAGTGAAATAAATACATTTGTAAGCGATGCTTTTCAGTGAACAAAATTATATATCACAATAGTATGTTGCATGATGTGACCATTGAAtgtgaagatgttttgaaactagCCTAGCCATGCCGAATAAATACCAAAAAATCCTAGGCCAGAATCGGTAACACATACCTCTTTCAAAAGATTGACACAATCCACGGACTTCTCAGTGAACGTCTTACGTAAAGTTTTGATTTCATTTTCCAGATCCATTGCCTGCAGAAGTAATGAAtgtgaaaaagaattgacatatTCCAGTTTGTGTATCAAGCTGTGAATAATTATAATAAACTCTACCTTGCTAGGGCAATGCAGCATTTTTATTCTCCTGGCCACTCTAACTTCTTTCTTTAGTTCCTCCATGTCCTTCCAAACAGCAAATAAATGTCATAACTCGGATACATATTGATGAATTCAAAGCAAAGCAACCTTCGGAACTCTGGATGTATAAAAGAGAATATAGCAGGGGACTAGAGATCAAGTATTGGACCAAATGAAACTGAAGCCTTACAAAGCTAACCAAGATAAATAAAGGAGCAACAAAGAAAAATGCAATGTTTCTCAGAAGAAAACTGCAATGTGCTAAGCTTAGTATGCATGATATTGGCTTATATCATCTCAAATTGCACAGGTGCACAAAAGGTAGCTTTCATTACTTCAAAATTTATGACAATGTATGTATTGCCACAAAAAAAAAGTGAACAAATCTTCAGAATTACTATGCAGATTATGTATGTACCAATTCAGCCAAGGAAAATAGCTTGCCAGAATACAGTATGTAAGCAAGTAAGCAACAACATAAGAGGAAGGACAATTTAAAGAACAGTTAAAGTAAACAAACTTCACTGTATGAACTAGCTTGTAGCCTTGCAGTAACTGGTAAGTAACAATTAAGGAAGGTGAGAAGCTTTAAAAGAAATATCAACGTACTTGCTTCCCAGTTTTTTTAGACATCTTTTCATGCTCCTGAAGTGCTTCTTGAACTCTTTGCACTGCAGACCTAGCACTCTCTACCTCCGTATTGGCATtaactctttcttcttcaacaattctcTTGGCATCTTCAGAAGCCTATGAGCAAGACAAAAAAAACTTCAATGCTACAAACAAAGGACAATGCACAAAGTTGTGTTGAGCAGCACAACAGGTAGGAGCATGGGAGCATTTATACTTGGAATATATCTTTTTTGGTGTTGTGTAAAGAAGATCTAATCCTGCTTAAGATAATTAGCGTGCTATGCTCACTTGACTAATTGCATGTTTCTGATGGAGGCACATTTGGAAAATCAGGTGAAAATCTTGAGACATATGGACTACACATTTACACAAGCCGCCAACTTTTGAGGGGAATACCGTGTAGTAATGTATATTTTCTTTCATATAGTAATCAAGTTGCACTGACACAAACTTTCTTTTTACATAAACTATATTGTAAAATAAAACAAACATTACTCTAATTTAGATAGGTGTGCGTTCCTTCCCAACTAAAATAAGTATGTTTCTTTGGTAACGAAATCCCTAAAACTAGGATCAATGGGTATACTCCCTAACTGAATATGCAGTCTTTATATGTTTTCAATCGATCTCGAAAATTAAATACATTTATTAGCTCCTAGGTACAAGTTCTTTTAAGAGCTTTTCAAAACTTCTCGCTAGGCAAGAGAAGCAGGTACGAGTTATTTTCCTGAAGACTTCAGGACTTAAGCAACAAACTACACCTCTTTGTAGATATATCTCACAAACAGATAGATCTTCTAAGGATTGTGTCAACTAAGGCTCATTTCTCTTCTGCTTAATATAATGATGCGCAGCTTTCTTGTGTGCTCGAGGAAAAAAACTGCCAACTAAGAAAGCAAATACGCATTTAAGTCGGTCGTGAATTATATGTAGTACAACTACCAAACGAAGGATTCATGATACTGAGAACTTTGACACTGTTTGAGTACATAGATTCTCATTCTGGAACATATCAAACCTCATGTTTGTAAAATATAATTCTATAGCACTGGAAATTGTAAACAAACAAACTGGAACATACCAGCTTTAATGATTTCGCTAATTCTGTGACCTCCGTTTTTTGTTGAATCAACTCAGCTTCTCTTTTGGAGAGCTGAACTGCAAGAATTTCCACCTGGAAAATAGCATAAATTTAATCAAATGAGAGCATGGCAGCTTTAATGATCACTAGACATAAATATAAGTTAAAATGACAGATGAAGCTACAAGAAAAATGCCTGAAGTTTAGGATACAAAGAAACCAACCATAGAAATAGACTCCTCAATTTCGTCCTTAGTTTTGCCGGTGACTTGACCTCTCAGTGATTCCAGTACACTCTTTAGATTTTTCAGGAGAATGTCTCGCTCCAACAAAGCCACTTGTCTCCATTTAACCTGATGGTTTGAACAAGTCAATCAAAACTTaaattcattaataactaaactgATTGGCATGGAGGCAATCATGCACTGAATACAAAAGGTCTGTTCGAGAAGAATGCAAAGGTCTGAACCTCTTTAGACAACAGAGTGGCAGTGTTGAGTCCCTTCTCAAACTTCATTGCAAGCTCACGGACTGAGAAGCGCTGACGGCGATCAAGCAGTTCCTCGGTCTCCTTAGCAACAACCTCCTTGAGAGGCGGCACTTCTGGGCCATCTGCCAGCTTGATCACTATGCCGTTCGAACCATTCTTGTAGGTAGGAAATTTATTCCTTATGATATTTGCTGGACGCAGTGGCCCTGGCCGTATGTCCTCGTTCTTTGTCTTGCGCCCATAATCAAGAGTCGCAGCCCAGGTCATCTATAAAATACAAATTCCCTGCAATTTCCACACAATATTTTTTTCCGTCACACACAAGAATTGCATTGAATATGACACTTGCATAACAGATTAGCGCTTGAGAATTTATTCCTGCTAAAAGTGATGCACAAGGCAATGGAACAACGGCTCGGAGCTAAAGTTGCGAAATCGAATCCAAGAATGCAAAAGGCGGAAACAGGCTGGATAAGCCATAAAACACGACCTGATTATACTTGAAAAAACCTACAGCTTTGTGTGAAACAACTGATAAACATAAGACGGTCTTATCTTTCAATTCAAGGGACAACATAATTAATCAAATAAAACCGGTAAACATGAAAGCGGTATGATAAAGGAGACTAGGCCCTCGGAAAGAACCAAAACGGCTGATTACGCACCAGCAAACTTCGGGGGCAGGCATAAATAATTGTAGGTGGTTGGCAAAATTATGTGGCGTCATTCATCAACCTCCTCCCACCCATTAAACTAGCAGCGTAATACAGTGATCAGCGGGGACAGAAGCCTCCACCTCCGGAAAATTTACACCGGGGACGTAATTAAAAATGATGGCGTAACAAACTGCTTTCTACAACACGCTTGTTGAATTCCGCTTTGTTAAAGGGCACAGTTGAGGAGAGGACGGCAGGAATGCAACTTTATCAGCGAATAATAAGGCGTTTCCGCTTTACAGCTGGTAGTGGACCACCATTGTTATTCTTGGTTAGGCTACAGTGCAGAGGAGGCTCACTTAATGCAGCGAATTAACACAGCATCCAATCCAAATCCCGTGTATTTAACCCTGAAGATAGCGTCTAGGCTCTAGACAAAACCGTTGTTGATGAGAGAAATGAAGCCGGTGATTTATGGGTTAGTACTCAAAAGCTGAACACTGTGGCATCTATCTATCAAGGACTGATATTCTACTGTACTGCTGTACAGTTGTGCGTAGCTTGGACCGGAAGATAAGACGGTACTTTAGACGCACACAAATAAAATACTGTGCCCCTGCTGGTTCCCCCCGGCCGCAATGCAAGTATTGCAGTTGCGGCCTCTGCATGGCCCGGCCCCCATCATCAATCAAGACGTAAACAATGCAAGTACAGCTGCACTGCTACTTAATTACTCCGTTGGTTCGTACTAGTACTGTACGCCACGCGACACGGAAACGgaatcccttcttcttcttcttcttcttcttcttcttctcgcggCGCTCAAGCTCAACTGCTCCACCCCCCGTGGCTTAATCTCCGCCCACAGCCACGGATCGAACAGCGCCTGCCCTCTATGAGCGTGTGGCGGGGCTGGGTTGAAGTAGCGAGCTACGTTTTCACCCGCGAGCTAATTAAGCGGCGTTTTCACCCGCGAGCTAATTAAGCGAGAATCTCAACGGCaacaaaaaaaaaggaggagccgGAAAATGAATGGAATCCGCATGACTGACCCCGCAATGCGCGCGCGTGCGTCGGCCTGGGCCCTGGAGCgcagcccctcctcctccgcgcgGGCCGGGCGGCGGAGCGGATTCGGCGGCGCAATGGGCGCTGATCCGGCGACCGGAGCGGAGCAGGGCGGATTGGGGGATCTTGTTTggggtaggaggaggaggggtttgcggcgggggggggggggggggggggggcagggaagggaagggaagagGAGACGGTTTTCTGCGCGCGAGGGGTTTGCTTTGGCTTTGGCTTTGGCTTTGGCTTTGCCACCCTCTCTCTCGGCTTTGTTCAAGGGAGGGAGGAGTGGGGAGTGGGCTAGCCTAGTAGTAGTAGCTAGTGCCTGCCTGCCCGGTACAGCGGGTGGCAGCTTTGAATGGCCTCTCCGGCCACCGGCGActcttctctctctcacacacacactcgCTCGGTGGTGGCTGCTAGGTCCACGCCGAATGCgccttccttccttctttctatgcggcgtgcgtgcgtgcgtgctggCTGTGGTTGAGTGCgtggttttcttttcttttctcttcttttccACATGGATAATGATCCTCTCACGTACTTGTACTATCGTACGTACGTCCTTGTATTATTGATTTGATTTGATTGACGAGTTTGACTCAGCATGATTAGTTCAAACCGGAGCCGTCGTGACAGCCCACGAAGTTGATGCATGATGCTGActtgtttcttcttttttttagcGAGGGATTTGTTTCTTCTTCACCTTTTTTTCTGATGGAAAAAACCCACGATTCCTTTCGAAATACCACCGTCGGGTTATCAACCGGACCCGTGAATTGTGGATGTTATACGGCGGCTGAATGAACCAAAGCCTTTTTTTTTGCATGATAATGTGTGTCTTATTCATGTCATAAAGACCATAGCCTTTTGTaaattactagcaaaaggacccgtgcgattgcaacgaaagaaaaaaatatcacacgcttttttttataattattttgatttattaaaataataagctaactaactaatgtagtcagtcctatcctattttgttgagaaatcaacccgtccattgttaatttcaccatgatgagaaattgaatggacaagcaaagcaaaacaaagaggctacgtgaattgatcaatggactgttatcttatttcactcatgggatagagaacgtgggatcagatgacaaactgaaggtggtgtttcattctctctctctacaataatgcaatcttacattcaatacattcattcatcagcaaacaaattcccacaaaacaaaatttcttgccggtgcttggcacacggttggaggcatggggaggggatctcaccagatgatcagttcctgtcggaggaggggatacgatgaggagagcaagggttaggcgcctctatctggccataaggagtcgttgttgccgcgccataacctcagagttccccgtgtgagccatggaggcccgcctccacctgcaagtacttcgctccgcagcgccttatccgcgcgccgccgccattCTGCAtcaagcagacgcatcatcccaagtcattgtagctgtcgcgttgatttgatccagaagctatgctcgagcgccgaaacggggcaggaagcgggcagaggtacgaccgtggaggcgggtgggttgagatcgacagcagtggtggttgaggtcggccgcggcggcgagtggtgtggcagcggcctgggcacaggccagggtggaccagggtcgacgagatgcgctcgagcgccgcaatggGGGCAGTGAGCAGGGAGAGGTACAAccgtggaggcgggtgggttgagatcggcagcggtggcggttgaggtcggccgcggcggcgagtggtgtagcGGCGGCctaggcacaggccagggtggcccagggtcgacgggaggaggcgatgcgtacgggtataatttttacaccgaatcgttttttccttttgcgttgcagataaatgatggagcgcgggttgaataacaaaaattacaggggcttttttataaaaatgtcgtggtgggttttccgacggaagcaatagccgctttattattaggtatagatgtgTTGCGTGGAGAATAGGAACAAATACGCAAAGATTGTGTATCTATCTTTAATGGTGGAAAATGTTGGCCAAGACAAATATAGAAGAAAGGTCTGGGGGGCACCTCAATTACATGGTAATTACTCGGGGGAAATGCTGGTCAAGCCAAAGATACCGGTCATAACCCACAAGCAAAAACGCAGCTATTGCGATGGAGGGGGAGGCGTCGTCGATAACGCAACTATTGTGATGCCGCCAAATGAGCCAAGTGGTTAACGGCGGTAGGGACGAAAGCCCTTTACGACATGGAGAAGGCACGGCTGAACAAGTGGCATCCGACCATGATTGGAATGACGTATCCGAGCGTGGCAGGGTCGCGGTGGATCGGACCCATAAGAGGACCTCGTGTTATACCTGTCTGGCGAAAGAACGTCTAACGAGGGcagaaatctgaatatcaacatccacaaactcctttgtgttctacttgaaatgtcatctacgcatagacctagctcacgatgtcagtgttggggaacgtcgcatgggaaacaaaaaaaattcctacacacatacaatatttatccatggtgatgaccatctacgagaggagagaatgcatctgcatacccttgtagatcgctaagcgaaactaggaactcctcgtgacgtccgggatctcatccgggactccgaacaaccttcggtcaccaacatacataactcagctatatcaaaacatcatcgaaccttaagtgtgcagaccccgcgggttcaagaactacacatacatgaccgagatactctccggtcaataaccaatagcgggacatggatgtccatattggctcctacatattctacgaagatctttatcggtcgaacctttatgtcaaggattcagttaatctcgtatactattccctttgtccattggtatgttacttgccccgagattcgatcatcggtatctct
This region includes:
- the LOC123395455 gene encoding stomatal closure-related actin-binding protein 1-like isoform X1; amino-acid sequence: MTWAATLDYGRKTKNEDIRPGPLRPANIIRNKFPTYKNGSNGIVIKLADGPEVPPLKEVVAKETEELLDRRQRFSVRELAMKFEKGLNTATLLSKEVKWRQVALLERDILLKNLKSVLESLRGQVTGKTKDEIEESISMVEILAVQLSKREAELIQQKTEVTELAKSLKLASEDAKRIVEEERVNANTEVESARSAVQRVQEALQEHEKMSKKTGKQDMEELKKEVRVARRIKMLHCPSKAMDLENEIKTLRKTFTEKSVDCVNLLKELELHKRLKGNEIPVFDLEGLQCLGSMLHIVCQNGTPMDFSNISVQWFRIHPKESNKEIISGATRPAYAPEPHDVGRYMQAEINFGGETAIAKTAGLVDPADAGLVDYVETLVRKPETEFNVVVLQLNGIDQPKEAVHVLNVGRLRMRLSKGKTVVAKEFYSSSMQLCGVRGGGEAASQAMFWRPRSDLSFSVAFETARERNTAIMLARRFAIDCNIILAGPGDKTPW
- the LOC123395455 gene encoding stomatal closure-related actin-binding protein 1-like isoform X2, giving the protein MTWAATLDYGRKTKNEDIRPGPLRPANIIRNKFPTYKNGSNGIVIKLADGPEVPPLKEVVAKETEELLDRRQRFSVRELAMKFEKGLNTATLLSKEVKWRQVALLERDILLKNLKSVLESLRGQVTGKTKDEIEESISMVEILAVQLSKREAELIQQKTEVTELAKSLKLASEDAKRIVEEERVNANTEVESARSAVQRVQEALQEHEKMSKKTGKQDMEELKKEVRVARRIKMLHCPSKAMDLENEIKTLRKTFTEKSVDCVNLLKELELHKRLKGNEIPVFDLEGLQCLGSMLHIVCQNGTPMDFSNISVQWFRIHPKESNKEIISGATRPAYAPEPHDVGRYMQAEINFGGETAIAKTAGLVDPDAGLVDYVETLVRKPETEFNVVVLQLNGIDQPKEAVHVLNVGRLRMRLSKGKTVVAKEFYSSSMQLCGVRGGGEAASQAMFWRPRSDLSFSVAFETARERNTAIMLARRFAIDCNIILAGPGDKTPW